In the genome of Mycobacterium kansasii ATCC 12478, one region contains:
- a CDS encoding ATP-binding protein produces MLSHAFKFTFAGHVDVALRTLPKHVELTVHDTGIGEGRTAVSVPAVPPRPGSPATAPARAPASNWVRRRTGARPSEKLEATGRIRVASEVDTDTTFTVWIPLGRRRRDETVEGQPPRISEIAAALAEEAEQWDAQRDERAARGHTGPRRRPAHLPKPASRNARAIEPAGELAG; encoded by the coding sequence TTGCTGTCCCATGCGTTCAAATTCACCTTCGCCGGTCACGTCGACGTCGCGTTGCGCACGTTGCCCAAGCACGTGGAATTGACGGTGCACGACACCGGCATCGGCGAAGGCAGAACTGCCGTTTCTGTTCCGGCGGTTCCACCGCGTCCGGGGAGCCCCGCGACCGCACCTGCGAGGGCGCCGGCATCGAACTGGGTTCGTCGACGAACTGGTGCGCGGCCATCAGAAAAGCTGGAGGCAACGGGCCGGATCCGGGTCGCCAGCGAGGTCGATACCGACACGACCTTCACCGTCTGGATACCGCTGGGCCGCCGGCGGCGCGACGAAACCGTCGAGGGCCAACCGCCGCGGATCAGCGAGATCGCCGCCGCACTCGCCGAAGAGGCCGAGCAGTGGGACGCCCAGCGCGACGAAAGAGCAGCGCGAGGTCACACCGGACCGCGGCGCAGGCCTGCTCACCTCCCGAAGCCCGCGTCCCGCAACGCCCGGGCCATCGAACCGGCCGGCGAGTTGGCCGGCTGA
- a CDS encoding Tex family protein has protein sequence MNPSTAIKSVTARLAEELAVEEAHVAAAVGLLDGGATVPFIARYRKEATGGLDDGQLRTLAERLQYLRELDERRAAVLASIREQGKLTDELRAALLSADTKSRVEDIYLPYKPKRRTKAQIAREAGLEPLADRLLSDPGLVPEAAAAAFVCADVGDAADVAAALEGARHIMVERAAEDAELVGAIREKFWAQGTLGSAPWSQDVAKSAAAQNFRDYFGFSESLQTMPSHRVLAVLRGEKEKILALTFDGGADDGYEAMVAASLGVDLSADVSAKAATPWLAATVRFAWRTRLMSSAAVDARIRLRQRAEQQAVAVFAKNLTHLLLAAPAGARTTLGLDPGFRTGVKVAVVDPTGKVVDTCAIYPHQPQRQWDLAKATLAALVARHSVELIAVGNGTASRETDTLAAELINDIRAAGGPALTKAMVSEAGASVYSASAYAARELPELDVTLRGAVSIARRLQDPLAELVKIDPKSIGVGQYQHDVTPAVLARSLDAVVEDAVNAVGVDLNTASIPLLSRVSGISESLAEAIVAYRDKTGAFASRRALLEVPRLGPKAFEQCAGFLRIRDGDDPLDASGVHPEAYPVVHRILDRTGLSLAEIIGDAGALRSLRPADFADDRFGIPTVIDILAELEKPGRDPRPTFTTATFAAGVQKIADLKVGMVLEGVVTNVAAFGAFVDIGVHQDGLVHVSAMAERFVADPHDVVRSGQVVRVKVIDVDVERRRIGLSLRLNDDPQRQPVSRPERRNSVHGKNFGRQPANSPAGSMARALRDAGFGR, from the coding sequence GTGAATCCAAGCACCGCAATCAAATCCGTAACCGCCCGTCTAGCTGAGGAGCTGGCCGTCGAGGAGGCCCACGTGGCCGCCGCGGTCGGGTTGCTCGACGGTGGCGCCACGGTCCCGTTCATCGCCCGGTACCGCAAGGAGGCCACCGGAGGTCTCGACGACGGGCAGCTGCGAACCCTGGCCGAGCGTTTGCAGTACCTGCGGGAGCTCGACGAACGCCGGGCCGCGGTGCTGGCATCGATCCGGGAACAGGGGAAGCTGACCGACGAGCTGAGGGCTGCGCTGCTCAGCGCCGACACCAAATCTCGTGTCGAAGACATCTACCTGCCCTACAAGCCGAAGCGTCGGACCAAGGCGCAGATCGCCCGCGAAGCCGGGCTCGAGCCGCTGGCCGACCGATTACTGTCCGACCCGGGCCTGGTTCCGGAGGCTGCGGCCGCGGCCTTCGTGTGCGCTGATGTCGGTGACGCCGCCGATGTCGCTGCCGCGCTGGAAGGCGCCCGGCACATCATGGTCGAGCGAGCGGCGGAGGACGCCGAGCTGGTCGGCGCCATCCGGGAGAAGTTCTGGGCGCAAGGTACGCTGGGTAGCGCGCCGTGGTCGCAAGACGTCGCCAAAAGCGCTGCTGCACAGAACTTTCGTGACTACTTCGGGTTCTCCGAGTCGCTGCAGACGATGCCGTCCCACCGGGTGCTGGCCGTGCTGCGCGGGGAGAAGGAAAAGATCCTTGCCCTGACCTTCGACGGCGGCGCGGACGACGGTTACGAAGCGATGGTCGCCGCCAGCCTTGGCGTGGACCTGTCGGCTGACGTATCGGCGAAGGCCGCGACGCCGTGGCTGGCCGCGACGGTGAGATTCGCTTGGCGCACCAGGCTGATGTCTTCGGCAGCGGTGGACGCCCGGATCCGACTGCGGCAACGCGCGGAACAACAGGCCGTCGCGGTGTTCGCCAAGAACTTGACCCACTTGCTGCTCGCCGCGCCGGCCGGCGCGCGCACGACTCTGGGCCTGGATCCTGGCTTCCGGACGGGTGTCAAGGTTGCTGTGGTCGACCCGACCGGCAAGGTGGTGGACACTTGTGCGATCTACCCGCATCAGCCACAACGGCAATGGGATTTGGCCAAGGCAACGTTGGCCGCGCTGGTGGCGCGTCACAGCGTCGAGTTGATCGCCGTCGGCAACGGCACCGCCTCGCGTGAGACCGACACGCTGGCAGCCGAACTCATCAACGACATCCGTGCCGCCGGGGGCCCGGCACTCACCAAGGCGATGGTGAGCGAGGCCGGCGCATCGGTGTATTCGGCCTCGGCCTATGCTGCGCGCGAGCTGCCCGAGCTCGATGTGACGCTGCGCGGAGCGGTGTCGATAGCGCGGCGGCTACAGGATCCGCTGGCCGAGTTGGTGAAAATCGACCCGAAGTCGATCGGGGTGGGGCAGTACCAGCATGACGTGACCCCGGCGGTTTTGGCCCGCAGCCTCGACGCTGTGGTCGAGGACGCGGTGAACGCGGTGGGCGTTGACCTGAACACGGCATCGATTCCGCTGCTGTCGCGGGTTTCCGGGATATCGGAATCCTTGGCCGAAGCGATCGTCGCCTATCGTGACAAGACCGGCGCATTCGCCAGTCGCCGCGCGCTGCTGGAAGTTCCTCGCCTGGGGCCCAAAGCGTTTGAGCAGTGTGCGGGGTTTCTGCGGATCCGCGACGGCGACGACCCGCTGGACGCGTCCGGTGTTCATCCCGAGGCATATCCCGTCGTCCACCGCATCCTCGACCGAACTGGTCTCTCGCTGGCCGAGATCATCGGTGACGCAGGCGCTTTGAGATCACTGCGGCCCGCTGACTTTGCCGACGACCGCTTCGGCATCCCCACTGTCATCGATATCCTCGCCGAGCTGGAGAAACCAGGACGCGATCCGCGACCGACATTCACCACGGCCACCTTCGCCGCCGGCGTGCAGAAGATAGCCGACCTCAAGGTGGGGATGGTCTTGGAGGGGGTGGTGACCAACGTTGCCGCCTTCGGCGCTTTTGTCGACATCGGCGTGCATCAGGATGGCCTGGTGCATGTCTCCGCGATGGCCGAGCGCTTCGTTGCCGACCCCCACGACGTCGTACGGTCCGGACAGGTGGTGCGCGTGAAGGTCATCGATGTCGACGTCGAACGCCGGAGGATCGGACTGAGCCTGCGCCTCAACGACGATCCGCAACGCCAGCCGGTGAGCCGACCAGAGCGGCGAAACTCGGTCCATGGTAAGAACTTCGGCCGTCAGCCGGCCAACTCGCCGGCCGGTTCGATGGCCCGGGCGTTGCGGGACGCGGGCTTCGGGAGGTGA
- a CDS encoding flavin reductase family protein produces the protein MTVPDVEAFDKLVSLLDYPIFVVTAAAGGAPAGCLVGFASQASIHPPRFLVGLSQQNHTFRVAAGADHLAVHLFDREHLDVVELFGSRSGDTVNKFDRCSWHLGPARTPILDDAAAWFVGRILDRFPLGDHVGYLLEPVDGSPPHQLEQWVSFRDVRGLPPGHEA, from the coding sequence GTGACCGTGCCCGACGTGGAAGCGTTCGACAAGCTGGTGTCCCTGCTGGACTACCCGATTTTCGTCGTCACCGCCGCGGCCGGCGGCGCCCCGGCCGGCTGCCTGGTGGGGTTCGCCAGTCAGGCCAGCATCCATCCCCCGCGCTTCCTGGTCGGCCTGTCCCAGCAGAACCACACGTTCCGGGTGGCGGCCGGCGCCGACCATCTGGCGGTGCACCTGTTCGACCGTGAGCATCTCGACGTCGTCGAGCTTTTCGGCAGCCGTAGCGGCGACACCGTCAACAAGTTCGACCGTTGCTCGTGGCATCTCGGCCCGGCGCGGACACCCATTCTCGACGACGCGGCGGCATGGTTCGTCGGCAGGATTCTGGATCGGTTTCCGCTCGGCGACCACGTCGGGTATCTGCTGGAACCGGTGGACGGCAGCCCACCGCACCAGTTGGAACAGTGGGTGTCGTTCCGCGACGTTCGCGGCCTGCCGCCGGGCCACGAGGCCTAG
- a CDS encoding potassium channel family protein, with product MRIAVAGAGKVGRSVAHELLDRGHKVLLIERQRNNFEPHTVPAADWLHADACELSTMHEAGVQTCDVLIAATGDDKANLVVGLLAKTEFGVPRVVARINDLHNEWLFGRSWGIDVAVSTPGAMIAGVEGAIDVGHLVRMMVLREGRAALTKLTLPEDNPLVGRRVCELDLPANTALVTVLRGDAVKVPQPGDVLRAGDEMLFIADSFLERSVWAAMYSTAPARASTRPGRPPSA from the coding sequence ATGCGGATCGCGGTTGCCGGCGCGGGCAAGGTCGGCCGTTCGGTGGCGCACGAACTGCTGGATCGCGGGCACAAGGTCTTGCTGATCGAACGGCAGCGGAACAACTTTGAACCACACACAGTTCCTGCCGCGGACTGGCTGCATGCCGACGCGTGCGAACTGTCGACGATGCACGAGGCGGGGGTGCAGACGTGCGACGTGCTGATCGCCGCCACCGGAGACGACAAGGCCAATCTGGTCGTGGGCCTGCTGGCCAAGACCGAGTTCGGGGTGCCCCGGGTGGTGGCGCGGATCAACGACCTGCACAACGAGTGGCTGTTCGGCCGCTCCTGGGGCATCGATGTGGCGGTCTCGACGCCGGGCGCCATGATCGCCGGTGTCGAGGGCGCCATCGACGTTGGTCACCTGGTGCGCATGATGGTGTTGCGCGAGGGCCGGGCGGCTTTGACGAAACTGACGCTGCCCGAAGACAATCCGCTGGTGGGAAGGCGGGTGTGCGAGCTTGACCTACCGGCCAACACCGCTTTGGTCACCGTGCTGCGAGGTGACGCGGTCAAAGTTCCGCAGCCCGGCGACGTGCTCCGGGCCGGCGACGAGATGCTGTTCATCGCCGACAGCTTCCTGGAGCGTTCGGTGTGGGCTGCCATGTACAGCACCGCACCCGCCCGTGCCTCGACCAGGCCGGGCCGGCCACCGTCAGCCTGA
- a CDS encoding beta strand repeat-containing protein encodes MNFSVLPPEINSLRMFAGAGAQPMLAAATAWGSLADELQAAASSFTTVTSGLANGAWQGPAAAAMAAAAAPYASWLSAAAASAAGTAGQATAVAAVFEAAQAAIVHPAAVAANRNDLVALVISNLFGQNTPAIAATEGLYEEMWAADVAVMSAYHTGVSAAAAQLAPLQQALALPAAVDFSISIFGLQLVQGGTANANSTFGGLAVASGANSTANAGVTDIALAFGSGSTAEATGGVLNVAGSFGSNSSTSATGGVNLGTGALAFGNNNTVRANSIGTVNIGTVAAAFGNDNSVTAIANGVENNATVAAVFGNNNTDVSAVVNGVENTGIVSAVFGSNNSGVAANAFGVENNAVVATVAGSGNNTVLAQAGGAGLNEIVLASAFGNNNSVAATATGVGGNLGTVATAFVGDGNTVAASATGAHTLTAATALFGDNNVVKANSFGAENIGTVATAGGSGNSAVSADANGTGNIATVATAFGNNSPNVAASALGAGNIANVATALGNGNSATAKAIGVDNIATVATTAGSNNAVGASGVGVGGNIANVATAFGSDNSQVSADAGGAGGNIATVATSFGNGNKVTASAFGAGNIANVSTALFSNNNTLSASSFGVENIATVATSIGDNNGVSATNSLGVGGNIATVATAIGFGQGDNQVAAESGAGGGNIASVATVLFGGNNTVSASGLGAGNIADVATVLFSSHSTAHASALGVENIATVATSLGDGNNVSASAPGIGGNIATVATALGQGNTAVEAVAGPGGANIATVATALGDGNSVTNKALGATNIASVATVIGDNNTADVNVIGVENIATVATAIGDNNGISAGAPGLGANIATVATAIGSDNSQVSAVSGAGGGNIASVATVIGDKNSASASALGAGNIATVSTVLFSSNNTSSASALGIENIATVATSYGDNNNVSASTPGVGANIATFATAIGQGNTQVSASAGGGGGNIATLANAFGDNNMIDVSSIGLGNTANLATVVGSGNTAKVSAFGVENDFTVATAIGDNNGVAASTPGIGANLATIATAIGDGNSQVSASAGGGGGNVATLASAFGDNNKIDVSSTGIGNTANVATVIGNGNTAKVDTFGAENDFTFATAIGDNNGVAASAPGIGANIATIATAIGDGNSQVSASAGGGGGNIATLANVFGDNNTANVSATGLGNIATIATGVGNNSGLVANSFGLENIATMATSWGDGNGTVAAGSGGAGGNIATLATVFGSGNTTTGAKAVGIGGNIATLGTVIGDGNTTVSATATGSGNIASVATAIGDKGSAEVTVFGLENIATVATSGGDSNGVSASATGAGGNIATVATAIGNGNSQVSAAAGGIGANIVTMANAFGDNNIATASATGVGNIPTAATVFGSGNEMKVSSFGVENIATLGTVIGDNNTGGVVEAGGLVGGNIATLATVIGNNNTAAVARAVGIGGNIATLGTTITDGNAVSATADGAGNTATVATAFIGGGNSATASASGLENIATLATAAGGNNGASATASGLGGNIATLGTAIGDGNTNVAAQAGGVGGNIAIAATAIGDHNAVVASGGGLNIGSVATAVGDSNINVAARGQGAADLGTVATVVGFGNNGVEAVGNGPANILNVATVVGDKNHGVLAGANGLLNVAVVVGGNSTAVAGDPAGGLAGANLAIVGGIGAGAKAFNGILNLAVAFADNVQATAGPGNLHVSIRPFMDILPGA; translated from the coding sequence ATGAACTTTTCCGTGTTGCCGCCGGAGATCAACTCGCTGCGGATGTTTGCCGGCGCGGGGGCACAACCGATGTTGGCGGCGGCGACGGCCTGGGGAAGCCTGGCCGACGAGCTACAGGCGGCGGCGTCGTCGTTCACCACGGTGACATCCGGCCTCGCCAACGGTGCGTGGCAGGGCCCGGCCGCGGCGGCGATGGCGGCCGCGGCAGCGCCCTACGCCAGTTGGTTGAGCGCGGCGGCAGCATCGGCCGCGGGGACGGCGGGGCAGGCCACCGCGGTCGCGGCGGTGTTCGAGGCCGCGCAGGCCGCGATCGTGCATCCGGCTGCGGTGGCGGCCAACCGGAACGATCTGGTGGCGCTGGTGATCTCGAACCTGTTCGGCCAGAACACGCCTGCGATAGCCGCGACCGAGGGCTTGTACGAGGAGATGTGGGCCGCCGATGTCGCCGTGATGTCGGCCTACCACACCGGCGTGTCGGCCGCGGCGGCACAGCTGGCGCCGTTGCAGCAGGCGCTGGCGCTCCCGGCCGCCGTGGACTTCAGCATTTCCATCTTCGGTCTTCAGCTGGTGCAGGGCGGCACCGCGAACGCCAACTCGACCTTTGGCGGACTGGCCGTCGCCTCCGGGGCCAACAGCACGGCCAACGCCGGCGTGACCGACATCGCTCTTGCCTTCGGCAGCGGCAGCACCGCCGAGGCGACCGGCGGCGTCCTGAACGTCGCCGGCTCGTTCGGCAGCAATAGCTCCACCAGCGCCACCGGCGGTGTCAACCTCGGCACCGGCGCCCTCGCGTTCGGCAACAACAACACGGTCAGGGCCAACTCGATCGGCACGGTCAACATCGGCACCGTTGCCGCCGCGTTCGGCAACGACAACTCGGTCACCGCTATTGCCAACGGTGTGGAAAACAACGCCACGGTGGCGGCGGTGTTCGGCAACAACAACACCGACGTCTCAGCCGTCGTCAACGGTGTGGAGAACACCGGTATCGTGTCCGCGGTCTTCGGCAGCAACAATTCCGGCGTCGCAGCCAACGCATTCGGCGTGGAGAACAATGCCGTGGTCGCCACCGTCGCCGGTAGCGGCAACAACACGGTCCTGGCCCAGGCGGGTGGCGCGGGCCTCAATGAGATCGTTCTGGCCAGCGCCTTCGGCAACAACAACTCCGTCGCGGCCACCGCGACGGGCGTAGGCGGCAATCTGGGCACCGTCGCCACCGCGTTCGTCGGGGACGGCAACACGGTGGCCGCCAGTGCGACCGGTGCGCACACCCTCACCGCGGCCACCGCGCTGTTCGGCGACAACAATGTGGTCAAGGCCAACTCGTTCGGTGCGGAGAACATCGGGACGGTGGCCACCGCGGGCGGTAGCGGCAATAGCGCAGTCAGCGCCGACGCCAATGGCACCGGCAACATCGCCACCGTGGCCACCGCGTTCGGCAACAACAGCCCGAACGTCGCGGCAAGCGCGCTCGGGGCGGGCAATATCGCCAACGTGGCAACCGCGCTGGGCAACGGCAACTCGGCCACCGCAAAAGCGATCGGCGTGGACAACATCGCCACCGTGGCCACTACCGCCGGAAGCAACAATGCGGTCGGAGCCAGCGGCGTGGGCGTCGGCGGCAATATCGCCAACGTCGCCACCGCCTTCGGCAGCGACAACAGCCAGGTCAGCGCAGACGCCGGCGGCGCCGGCGGCAATATCGCCACCGTGGCCACCTCGTTCGGCAACGGCAACAAGGTCACGGCCAGCGCGTTCGGCGCCGGCAATATCGCCAACGTGTCCACCGCGTTGTTCAGCAACAACAACACGCTCTCGGCCAGCTCGTTCGGCGTGGAGAACATCGCCACGGTGGCCACCTCGATCGGTGACAACAACGGGGTCTCGGCCACCAATTCACTGGGTGTCGGCGGCAATATCGCCACCGTCGCCACCGCGATCGGTTTCGGCCAGGGCGACAATCAGGTTGCCGCCGAATCCGGTGCCGGGGGCGGCAATATCGCCTCGGTGGCCACGGTGTTGTTCGGTGGCAACAACACAGTTTCGGCCAGCGGGCTGGGTGCAGGAAATATCGCCGACGTGGCGACCGTGCTGTTCAGCAGCCACAGCACCGCCCACGCCAGCGCGTTGGGCGTGGAGAATATCGCCACCGTGGCCACCTCCTTGGGTGACGGCAACAACGTCTCGGCCAGCGCGCCCGGCATCGGGGGCAACATCGCCACCGTGGCCACCGCTCTCGGCCAGGGCAACACCGCGGTTGAGGCCGTGGCCGGCCCCGGCGGCGCCAACATCGCCACCGTGGCGACCGCCTTGGGTGACGGCAACAGCGTCACGAACAAGGCGCTGGGCGCGACCAATATCGCCAGCGTCGCCACCGTCATCGGGGACAACAACACCGCAGACGTCAATGTGATCGGCGTGGAAAACATCGCCACCGTGGCTACGGCAATCGGTGACAACAACGGAATTTCCGCCGGCGCACCGGGACTGGGCGCCAATATCGCCACCGTCGCCACCGCCATCGGCAGCGACAACAGTCAGGTCAGCGCCGTGTCCGGCGCCGGAGGCGGCAATATCGCCTCGGTGGCCACCGTGATCGGAGACAAGAACTCGGCTTCCGCCAGCGCGCTGGGCGCCGGCAACATCGCCACGGTGTCGACCGTGTTGTTCAGCAGCAACAACACGTCCTCGGCCAGCGCTCTCGGCATCGAGAACATCGCCACGGTGGCGACCTCCTACGGTGACAACAACAACGTCTCGGCCAGCACGCCCGGAGTCGGCGCCAACATCGCGACCTTTGCCACCGCCATCGGCCAAGGCAACACTCAGGTCAGTGCCTCGGCCGGTGGCGGCGGCGGCAACATCGCCACCTTGGCCAACGCGTTCGGCGACAACAACATGATCGACGTCAGCTCGATCGGCCTGGGCAACACGGCCAACCTCGCCACCGTCGTCGGCAGTGGCAACACCGCCAAAGTCTCGGCGTTCGGCGTGGAAAATGACTTCACCGTCGCGACCGCAATCGGTGACAACAACGGGGTCGCGGCCAGCACGCCCGGCATCGGCGCCAATCTGGCCACCATCGCCACCGCGATCGGCGACGGCAACAGCCAAGTCAGCGCCTCGGCCGGGGGAGGCGGCGGCAATGTTGCCACCCTGGCCAGCGCCTTCGGGGACAACAACAAGATCGACGTCAGCTCAACCGGTATCGGCAACACCGCCAACGTCGCCACCGTCATCGGCAACGGCAACACCGCAAAGGTCGACACCTTCGGCGCGGAGAACGACTTCACCTTTGCCACCGCAATCGGCGACAACAACGGGGTCGCGGCCAGCGCACCCGGCATCGGCGCCAATATCGCCACCATCGCCACCGCGATCGGCGACGGCAACAGCCAGGTCAGTGCCTCGGCTGGCGGCGGCGGCGGCAACATCGCCACCCTGGCCAACGTGTTCGGTGACAACAACACTGCCAACGTCAGTGCCACCGGGCTGGGCAATATCGCCACCATCGCCACCGGTGTCGGGAACAACAGCGGGCTGGTAGCCAACTCGTTTGGCCTGGAGAACATCGCGACCATGGCAACCTCCTGGGGCGACGGCAACGGCACCGTCGCCGCCGGGTCCGGCGGGGCCGGCGGCAATATCGCCACCCTGGCCACGGTGTTCGGCAGCGGTAACACCACCACGGGCGCCAAGGCAGTCGGCATCGGCGGCAACATCGCCACTCTGGGCACGGTGATCGGTGACGGCAACACCACGGTCTCGGCCACCGCGACCGGCTCCGGCAACATCGCCAGCGTTGCCACCGCCATCGGCGACAAGGGCTCCGCCGAAGTCACCGTGTTCGGTCTGGAAAACATCGCCACCGTAGCCACCTCGGGTGGCGACAGCAATGGGGTGTCGGCCAGCGCGACCGGCGCGGGCGGCAACATCGCCACCGTCGCCACCGCGATCGGCAACGGAAACAGCCAGGTTAGCGCCGCGGCCGGGGGCATCGGCGCCAACATCGTCACCATGGCCAATGCCTTCGGTGACAACAACATCGCCACCGCCAGCGCGACCGGAGTCGGCAATATCCCCACCGCCGCAACGGTTTTCGGTAGCGGCAACGAGATGAAGGTCAGCAGCTTCGGCGTGGAGAACATCGCCACCCTGGGTACCGTGATCGGGGACAACAACACCGGCGGCGTCGTCGAGGCCGGCGGTCTGGTGGGCGGCAACATCGCCACGCTGGCCACCGTGATCGGCAACAACAACACCGCCGCCGTGGCCCGGGCGGTGGGTATCGGCGGAAATATCGCCACCCTGGGGACCACGATCACCGACGGCAACGCGGTCTCGGCCACCGCCGACGGCGCGGGCAATACCGCTACCGTCGCCACCGCGTTCATCGGTGGCGGCAACTCGGCCACGGCCTCGGCGTCCGGGCTGGAGAACATCGCTACCTTGGCGACCGCCGCCGGCGGCAACAACGGGGCCTCGGCCACCGCATCGGGGCTTGGCGGCAATATCGCCACCCTGGGTACCGCGATCGGTGACGGCAACACCAACGTGGCGGCCCAGGCCGGTGGCGTGGGCGGCAACATCGCCATCGCCGCGACCGCCATCGGCGACCACAACGCGGTCGTGGCCAGTGGGGGTGGGCTCAATATCGGCAGCGTCGCCACCGCCGTCGGCGACTCCAACATCAACGTCGCGGCCCGCGGGCAGGGCGCTGCGGATCTCGGCACCGTCGCGACCGTGGTCGGCTTCGGCAACAACGGCGTCGAAGCCGTCGGCAACGGCCCAGCCAACATCCTCAACGTCGCCACCGTGGTCGGTGACAAAAACCACGGAGTCCTCGCCGGCGCCAACGGGTTGCTCAATGTCGCGGTCGTCGTGGGAGGCAACAGCACCGCTGTGGCCGGCGACCCAGCGGGCGGGTTGGCGGGCGCCAACCTCGCGATCGTCGGCGGCATCGGCGCCGGAGCCAAAGCCTTCAACGGCATCCTCAATCTCGCCGTAGCCTTCGCAGACAACGTCCAGGCGACCGCGGGCCCGGGCAACCTCCACGTCAGCATCCGGCCCTTCATGGATATTCTGCCGGGCGCCTGA
- a CDS encoding potassium/proton antiporter: protein MSLQQLYLALLIGGLVLLASIVGTRLATRVGFPSMLLFLLVGVAVGEDGLGLKFDDVQLARNVGTAALALILVEGGLTTRFTDIRTVLGPAATLATVGVLGSTAVTAVGAHLLLRVDWQVALLLGAIVSSTDAAAVFSVLRVLPLPRRVAGLLEAESGFNDAPAVILVLMFSAVPFAVEPGRAIADLLFELLAGAAVGVAIGYLGAFALRRIALPASGLYPIATFGLGLVAFAAAGASHASGFIAAYLAAVVLANTGLPHRSATRSFAEGVGWLAQIGLFVLLGLLVNPGEVAHDVVAAIVVGLLLLLIARPLSVVASLAAFRIPWHDQVFLSLAGLRGAVPIVLATFPVVAGVPDSYRLLNIVFMLVVVFTLVQGPSLRPIAHRLGLFSREATREIQVEAAPLDVLDAELLTMTVQPPSRLHNVTVLELRLPDPAVITLIIRNGHTFVPMPDTRIERGDELLIVTTSKTRAAAESRLRAVSRRGKLAYWFDEYGEPD from the coding sequence ATGAGTTTGCAGCAGCTGTATCTGGCTTTGTTGATCGGTGGCCTCGTGCTGCTGGCCAGCATTGTGGGCACCCGGTTGGCGACTCGGGTGGGATTTCCCAGCATGCTGCTCTTCCTGCTGGTCGGCGTCGCCGTCGGTGAGGATGGGCTGGGGCTGAAGTTCGACGACGTCCAGCTGGCCAGGAACGTGGGTACCGCGGCGCTGGCCCTGATTCTCGTCGAAGGCGGATTGACCACGCGATTCACCGACATCCGCACGGTGCTGGGGCCCGCGGCAACGTTGGCCACCGTCGGGGTCCTCGGCAGCACGGCGGTTACGGCCGTTGGCGCGCACCTGCTGCTGCGCGTCGACTGGCAGGTGGCCCTGTTGCTCGGAGCCATCGTCTCCTCCACCGACGCCGCAGCGGTGTTCTCGGTTCTGCGGGTGCTGCCGCTGCCGCGGCGCGTCGCGGGGCTGCTCGAGGCCGAATCCGGGTTCAACGATGCCCCCGCGGTGATCCTGGTGCTGATGTTCAGCGCGGTGCCCTTCGCGGTCGAGCCCGGGCGCGCGATCGCCGATCTGCTGTTCGAGCTCCTCGCCGGCGCCGCGGTTGGGGTGGCTATCGGCTACCTGGGCGCCTTCGCGCTGCGACGGATCGCGCTGCCCGCCTCCGGCCTGTACCCGATCGCGACCTTCGGGTTGGGTCTGGTCGCGTTCGCGGCGGCCGGGGCAAGCCACGCCAGCGGATTCATAGCCGCCTATCTGGCCGCGGTGGTGTTGGCCAACACAGGCCTGCCGCACCGGTCGGCGACCCGGTCGTTCGCCGAGGGCGTCGGCTGGTTGGCACAGATAGGGCTGTTCGTGTTGCTCGGACTGCTGGTGAACCCCGGCGAGGTGGCGCATGACGTGGTTGCCGCTATCGTCGTCGGACTGCTCTTGCTGCTGATCGCCCGGCCCCTGTCGGTGGTGGCATCGTTGGCGGCGTTCCGGATCCCCTGGCACGACCAAGTCTTCCTATCGTTGGCGGGACTGCGCGGCGCGGTGCCGATCGTGCTGGCTACCTTTCCCGTCGTGGCGGGCGTCCCGGATAGTTATCGGCTGCTCAACATCGTCTTCATGCTGGTCGTGGTATTCACCCTGGTGCAGGGCCCGAGCCTGCGCCCGATCGCGCATCGGCTGGGCCTGTTTTCCCGCGAGGCCACCCGCGAGATCCAGGTGGAAGCGGCGCCGCTGGACGTGCTCGACGCGGAACTGCTGACGATGACCGTGCAGCCGCCGTCACGCCTGCACAACGTCACCGTCCTGGAGCTGCGGCTGCCCGACCCAGCCGTGATCACCCTGATCATCCGCAACGGCCACACCTTCGTCCCGATGCCCGACACGCGGATCGAGCGCGGCGACGAACTACTGATCGTCACCACCAGCAAGACGCGGGCTGCAGCCGAGTCGCGACTTCGCGCGGTGAGCCGGCGGGGCAAACTCGCCTACTGGTTCGACGAGTACGGCGAACCCGATTGA